From one Polynucleobacter sp. UK-FUSCHL-C3 genomic stretch:
- a CDS encoding glycosyltransferase — MVNKITNKLNAFITGSASLQSLLRWILSYILAPILRLTGWGNQNRKSVLYVGQAYYNNWYLSRALRKLDWTADLLNWDLNQGSQIYYHGEDFRIEYKSHNDVLNFFKFYLKSLSKYDVFHFANKGGLQFGQPMSSAIKKILNEEGFEIRFLKALGKKIVYSNNGCLDGVSQTAFSQWGSESVCSICRWQNEPAVCSDERNLAWGKFRNEVADYQCLLGGNRVDYNDDPRVHEVPEFYCLDKEFWHPNIEIPEKYRLPALPFDRVRLYHAVGHRAERTSSDGVNIKSSHIYLPLINQLRNEGHHLDLIEPSGIPNREVVFLQAQADIFLDMLTYGWFGANAREAMMLGKPVICFLRPEWLESARKEIPNYIDELPVVSATPQTVKAVLLDLIMNKEKRLKIGRDSRLFAEKWHSAEAGARRFDRIYSELLGLNS, encoded by the coding sequence ATGGTGAATAAAATTACAAATAAGCTTAACGCTTTTATCACTGGAAGCGCTTCGTTACAAAGTTTGCTTAGATGGATTCTCTCGTATATATTGGCACCAATATTGAGATTGACTGGCTGGGGGAACCAAAACCGTAAAAGCGTTCTTTATGTTGGACAGGCTTATTACAATAATTGGTATCTATCACGAGCTCTTCGGAAACTGGATTGGACTGCCGATCTGCTGAATTGGGACCTTAACCAAGGGTCTCAGATTTATTATCATGGTGAAGATTTTCGTATTGAGTATAAATCTCATAATGATGTTTTGAATTTCTTTAAATTCTATTTAAAATCCTTATCAAAATATGATGTGTTCCATTTTGCAAATAAAGGTGGCTTGCAATTTGGGCAGCCCATGAGTAGTGCTATCAAAAAAATTCTAAATGAAGAAGGATTTGAAATCAGATTTTTGAAGGCCCTGGGCAAAAAAATTGTTTATTCAAATAATGGATGTTTAGATGGTGTTTCTCAGACAGCCTTTAGTCAGTGGGGGTCTGAATCAGTGTGCTCAATTTGTCGATGGCAGAATGAGCCAGCCGTGTGTAGTGACGAACGAAATCTGGCTTGGGGCAAGTTCCGTAACGAGGTAGCTGATTATCAATGCTTATTAGGTGGCAATAGAGTTGACTACAACGATGATCCGCGGGTTCATGAGGTGCCTGAATTTTATTGTTTAGACAAAGAATTTTGGCATCCAAATATTGAAATTCCGGAAAAATATCGCCTACCAGCTTTGCCCTTCGATAGGGTGCGTCTTTATCATGCAGTTGGACATCGTGCTGAGCGTACGAGTAGCGATGGTGTGAATATTAAGTCATCCCATATTTACTTGCCCCTTATAAATCAATTGCGTAACGAAGGTCACCATTTGGATTTAATTGAGCCTAGCGGCATTCCGAATCGTGAAGTTGTATTTCTTCAGGCGCAGGCTGATATCTTTTTGGACATGTTGACCTATGGCTGGTTCGGCGCTAATGCACGTGAAGCGATGATGCTGGGTAAACCGGTAATCTGTTTTTTACGCCCTGAATGGCTAGAAAGTGCTCGCAAAGAAATACCAAATTATATTGATGAGTTGCCAGTCGTTAGTGCCACGCCGCAAACTGTTAAAGCCGTTCTGCTGGACCTAATTATGAATAAGGAAAAGCGTTTAAAAATTGGTCGTGATAGTAGGCTGTTTGCTGAAAAGTGGCATTCAGCTGAGGCTGGCGCACGTCGCTTCGATCGAATTTATAGTGAATTGTTGGGTTTAAATTCGTGA
- a CDS encoding ABC transporter ATP-binding protein: MTQPLGIELKKLRKVYPRQLGEQIAAVTMAALGRPRESSGGGVALSDLTLAIREGERVGIIGRNGAGKSTLLQMLAGISEPTSGQLKISGKVTAVLTLGVGLREDLSGRENIYLDGEAQGKTHEEIDAHVSAIVEFAELGKFIDLPLRTYSTGMKARLAFSIITQIDPEILIIDEALSVGDAAFSIKAGKRISQLCGQGAIVLVVSHSMQSIRDLCNRCLWLDAGNLLMDGSPQVVTEAYVESVRKTDEGDHLTRFRELVGAQSFIPEYGLDEINLSSDSQRFSQFLSGKPLQIDCKLNMPDSKPLGQFILRCIRLDGALISEEKILLDQRPQKLNLRVIYPRFNLAPGLYRLQLEWVGPQGEKRAECSAIIEVVANDVPTGGRPILLDVGNIQSIEVKKEI; the protein is encoded by the coding sequence ATGACCCAGCCTCTTGGTATTGAATTAAAAAAACTACGTAAGGTGTATCCGCGTCAACTTGGAGAGCAGATTGCGGCTGTAACTATGGCCGCTCTTGGTCGCCCAAGGGAAAGTTCGGGCGGCGGTGTAGCGTTGTCAGATCTAACCTTGGCTATTCGTGAAGGGGAGCGCGTCGGAATCATTGGACGTAACGGTGCGGGGAAATCAACACTTTTGCAAATGCTTGCAGGTATCAGCGAGCCCACCTCTGGGCAGTTAAAAATATCTGGAAAGGTTACCGCTGTGTTGACCCTCGGCGTTGGCCTACGAGAAGATCTTTCGGGCAGGGAAAATATTTATCTCGATGGGGAAGCGCAGGGAAAGACACATGAGGAAATAGATGCCCATGTTAGTGCTATCGTTGAATTTGCAGAACTCGGTAAGTTTATTGATTTGCCATTACGCACATATTCGACTGGAATGAAGGCCCGACTAGCTTTTTCGATAATTACCCAGATCGATCCAGAAATATTGATTATTGATGAAGCGCTATCAGTCGGTGATGCAGCATTTTCTATAAAGGCTGGAAAACGAATTTCACAACTCTGTGGGCAGGGTGCTATTGTGCTGGTTGTCTCGCATAGCATGCAGAGCATTAGGGATCTTTGTAATCGTTGCTTATGGCTTGATGCGGGAAATTTATTAATGGACGGATCGCCCCAGGTGGTAACTGAAGCGTATGTAGAATCCGTTCGAAAAACTGATGAAGGTGATCACTTGACCCGTTTTCGCGAGCTAGTAGGGGCCCAATCATTTATCCCTGAATATGGGCTTGACGAAATTAACCTATCATCAGATAGTCAGCGGTTTAGCCAGTTTTTGAGTGGTAAGCCGCTTCAGATTGATTGTAAGTTGAATATGCCTGATTCGAAACCACTAGGGCAATTTATTCTTCGTTGTATTCGACTTGACGGCGCATTAATTAGCGAGGAAAAAATTCTTCTAGATCAAAGGCCGCAAAAATTAAATCTAAGAGTCATCTACCCCCGCTTTAACTTAGCGCCGGGACTCTACAGGCTTCAGTTGGAGTGGGTTGGACCTCAGGGCGAAAAGCGTGCTGAATGTAGCGCCATAATTGAAGTTGTTGCTAATGACGTCCCAACTGGCGGTCGACCCATTCTGCTTGATGTCGGAAACATTCAAAGCATTGAGGTCAAAAAGGAAATCTAA
- a CDS encoding ABC transporter permease yields MEILGLDRHDLRFTLNVWRMNLADRYLGSALGGAWAILNPLLMFALFTFVFGFVFKARLPGAESTLEYSIWLICGYGTWMANTEALTSASNSIIGNAGLVKNMSFKTEVLPIAATLLGLIPLAVSIVFILILQAFNGDSLSFTLLWLPVIIAVQFIFLIAMGIFLAALTTFVRDFGVVLPNLLMIILFATPIFYPLEAVPSALAKFMMFNPAYIIALAYRSVLVEHQMPPILPLLILSIVSLGLLTVTLGIFRRVKGFFPAVV; encoded by the coding sequence ATGGAAATACTTGGGCTTGATCGTCACGATCTGCGCTTTACATTGAATGTTTGGCGAATGAATCTGGCTGACCGTTATCTGGGGTCTGCACTAGGTGGTGCCTGGGCAATTCTCAATCCCTTATTAATGTTTGCATTGTTTACTTTCGTTTTTGGGTTTGTATTTAAGGCCAGGTTGCCTGGCGCGGAATCTACTTTGGAATATTCAATTTGGCTTATTTGTGGATACGGTACCTGGATGGCAAATACTGAGGCCTTAACATCGGCATCTAATTCTATTATCGGCAATGCTGGACTAGTTAAAAATATGTCTTTCAAGACTGAAGTGCTCCCAATCGCAGCAACTTTGCTTGGTTTGATTCCGCTTGCAGTTAGCATCGTATTTATATTGATACTCCAAGCATTCAATGGGGATAGTTTAAGTTTTACATTGTTGTGGTTGCCTGTAATTATTGCTGTACAGTTTATATTTCTTATTGCCATGGGAATATTCTTGGCGGCATTAACAACATTTGTACGAGACTTTGGAGTCGTACTACCAAACCTATTAATGATTATTTTATTTGCAACGCCAATTTTTTATCCTTTAGAGGCAGTCCCAAGCGCATTAGCGAAATTTATGATGTTCAATCCTGCTTATATTATTGCGCTTGCCTATAGATCAGTCTTGGTTGAACATCAAATGCCTCCTATCCTACCCCTCTTAATTTTGAGTATTGTAAGTTTGGGTTTATTGACGGTAACTCTTGGAATTTTTCGGAGAGTTAAGGGTTTCTTTCCAGCAGTTGTTTGA
- a CDS encoding WbqC family protein encodes MTRIIAIHQPNFFPWLGYFDKIRRADIFIFLDDSQYQKTGGNWSNRVKLLINNEARWLTAPVERSFNGMRNINEMVFSSREEWRSKTLKTLLFAYRGAPFFDETYSIIEPLVKNPQDNVAEYNIYAIKALVSALGYSTNSLICSSDLPTSSFATERLVELIRHVSGTGYLCGGGASNYQEDEIFERVGIKLTYQNFLHPTYSQFGNKEFFAGLSIVDALMNLGFNGVQQLLQNNGE; translated from the coding sequence ATGACTAGGATTATTGCCATTCACCAGCCCAACTTTTTTCCTTGGTTGGGCTATTTCGACAAGATTCGTCGTGCCGATATTTTTATATTTCTAGATGATTCTCAGTACCAGAAAACGGGGGGTAACTGGTCTAATCGAGTCAAATTGCTCATTAATAATGAGGCGCGATGGCTAACGGCACCAGTTGAGCGTAGTTTCAATGGCATGCGAAATATCAACGAGATGGTTTTCTCCTCCAGAGAGGAGTGGCGCAGCAAGACACTCAAGACTTTACTCTTTGCATATAGGGGGGCACCGTTTTTTGATGAGACATATTCAATTATTGAGCCGCTAGTTAAAAACCCTCAAGATAATGTTGCCGAATACAATATTTATGCAATTAAGGCTCTTGTGAGCGCATTGGGTTATTCGACAAATTCATTAATTTGTAGCTCTGATTTGCCAACATCTTCATTTGCTACCGAGAGGCTAGTTGAGCTAATAAGGCATGTTTCTGGAACAGGCTACCTTTGCGGTGGTGGTGCTAGCAATTATCAAGAGGATGAGATTTTTGAAAGGGTTGGAATAAAATTAACATATCAAAACTTTTTACATCCAACCTATTCACAATTTGGAAATAAAGAATTTTTTGCTGGTCTTTCAATAGTGGATGCGCTGATGAATCTTGGGTTTAACGGGGTGCAACAATTGTTGCAAAATAATGGTGAATAA
- a CDS encoding NAD-dependent epimerase/dehydratase family protein has protein sequence MDIQNKKLVVIGGAGLIGSHTVDQLLKHDVKQVLIYDNFIRGRAENLSNALKDPRVKIYDIGGDILQADILESAIDGADGVFHLAALWLLQCHEFPRSAFDVNVRGTFNVMEACVKKGVKRLVYSSSASVYGDAVEEPMTESHPFNNQNFYGATKIAGEAFLRSFHHRYGLDYVGLRYMNVYGPRQDYHGAYIAVIMKMLDAIDRGDSPTIMGDGSEAFDFVAVEDCGLANVCAMKANTTDQFYNVGTGKRTSLKELAEMLRVLTKCEKPIQYAPRSQATLVRNRIGSPKKAIEQIGFAAEIDLLEGLKKLIDWRASHKAEVAARRQAVGLPT, from the coding sequence ATGGATATTCAAAATAAGAAACTAGTTGTTATCGGTGGTGCTGGATTGATTGGATCGCATACGGTAGATCAATTATTAAAGCATGATGTAAAACAGGTGCTGATTTACGATAACTTTATAAGAGGCAGGGCTGAAAATTTATCTAATGCTCTCAAGGACCCTCGTGTGAAAATTTACGATATTGGCGGAGACATTCTTCAGGCTGATATTTTAGAGTCCGCTATAGATGGTGCCGATGGCGTCTTTCATTTAGCGGCTCTCTGGCTACTGCAGTGCCATGAGTTTCCGCGTAGCGCCTTTGACGTCAATGTGCGAGGCACCTTTAACGTAATGGAGGCCTGTGTAAAGAAGGGCGTTAAACGACTTGTTTATTCCTCGTCAGCATCTGTTTATGGAGATGCAGTAGAGGAGCCAATGACAGAGTCACATCCATTTAATAATCAAAATTTTTATGGCGCAACTAAAATTGCTGGCGAAGCATTCTTGAGATCATTTCATCATCGTTATGGACTTGATTATGTAGGCTTGCGCTACATGAATGTTTATGGCCCACGTCAGGATTATCATGGAGCTTACATCGCCGTGATAATGAAAATGCTTGATGCGATCGATCGGGGCGATAGTCCAACTATCATGGGTGATGGCTCAGAAGCATTTGACTTTGTTGCCGTTGAAGACTGTGGATTGGCGAATGTCTGCGCAATGAAGGCTAATACGACCGACCAGTTTTATAACGTAGGAACCGGAAAGCGAACTTCGCTCAAAGAATTGGCTGAGATGCTGCGTGTATTAACAAAATGCGAAAAACCCATTCAATATGCACCTCGGAGCCAGGCAACTTTGGTCAGAAACAGAATTGGCTCACCTAAAAAAGCAATTGAACAAATTGGGTTCGCTGCAGAAATTGATTTACTAGAGGGTCTAAAAAAATTAATTGACTGGCGTGCCTCACACAAAGCCGAGGTAGCAGCTCGTCGTCAAGCAGTAGGTTTGCCAACATAA
- a CDS encoding class I SAM-dependent methyltransferase, protein MLYQLIKEEGQFLPSEGSSIHPLSLADCLERQLLISPDNKKELISSIAGDSLEDNLNSYDIKNGCPVLYPKEISNAWLDGSIPLSYSVSPMQQYVLLSQIKQSKEINAPLDSVPARKHQFRFKDFCKGLTGLILDVGSDKPSHSMQFLPSDCEYLGLDPYAGDGEFRLIGLGEILPINHSSVDAVLFNTSLDHMLDYHTAIEEAYRVLRPGGRIVIATYAWIEAATLLTDSVHFHHFREFEIFGAMEKYFEIEDVRRYEDPKHATHRYGLYVMGTRRKD, encoded by the coding sequence ATGCTTTATCAATTGATTAAAGAAGAGGGGCAGTTTCTTCCCTCTGAAGGTAGTTCGATCCACCCCTTATCCCTTGCTGACTGTCTTGAGCGGCAATTACTCATAAGCCCTGATAATAAAAAAGAGTTGATTTCATCAATAGCTGGTGATTCTCTAGAAGATAACTTAAATAGCTATGATATTAAAAATGGGTGTCCTGTGCTTTACCCTAAAGAAATTTCAAATGCATGGTTAGACGGTAGTATACCTTTGAGTTATTCTGTAAGTCCCATGCAGCAGTATGTTTTACTCAGTCAAATCAAACAATCAAAAGAAATTAATGCTCCTTTGGACAGTGTTCCAGCACGTAAGCACCAGTTTCGCTTTAAAGATTTTTGTAAAGGATTAACTGGCTTAATACTTGATGTTGGCTCGGACAAGCCAAGCCATTCAATGCAATTTTTGCCGTCAGATTGTGAATATTTGGGATTAGACCCGTATGCTGGAGATGGGGAATTCCGCCTAATTGGGCTAGGTGAGATATTGCCGATTAATCATTCCTCCGTAGATGCCGTACTTTTTAATACAAGCTTAGATCATATGCTTGATTATCACACCGCAATTGAAGAGGCGTACCGCGTATTGAGACCAGGAGGTCGAATTGTAATTGCAACTTATGCATGGATTGAAGCTGCAACTTTGCTCACTGACTCTGTTCATTTTCACCACTTTCGAGAGTTTGAAATTTTTGGCGCTATGGAAAAATATTTTGAAATTGAGGACGTCCGCCGTTATGAAGATCCTAAACATGCAACACACCGCTATGGACTCTATGTCATGGGTACGCGACGCAAGGATTAA
- a CDS encoding ABC transporter ATP-binding protein, producing the protein MSTKSNAPVLVSKNVSVRFPLNSSASRWRLLFGRGIDSWHDALTNVSLSVPRGKIIGVIGRNGAGKSTLLRTLAGVYPLAAGRVIRLGPISALFELGGMGGLLMTGQQYVIRWLRLNGVPRGDWVDLIEEIRNFSELGDRLDDRIYTYSAGMAARLYFSTATSIGNEIYLIDEVLSVGDEHFQAKCWKRVRERLAKGVSGVLVTHDWSAIMRLCEFTCELEGGQIVAEGDSEAVICGYLKLSDQLDPNRLARFSDECPISVSGISGKNWDFEVPIVVAADSLVFFNYSIEKLILGEDWQILFIGSETLVASSRGDYSVKIQVPNLPLPSGQYRLNLFLSGTKPEDGGIKQNFDIRSWTTGNSIKLHVDGIKESALVKLPFITEFV; encoded by the coding sequence GTGAGCACTAAATCAAATGCCCCAGTGTTAGTGAGCAAAAATGTCAGTGTGCGTTTTCCCTTGAACTCATCAGCCAGCAGGTGGAGGTTATTGTTTGGGAGGGGAATTGATAGCTGGCACGATGCTTTAACCAATGTTTCGCTTAGCGTTCCACGTGGCAAGATTATTGGGGTGATTGGCCGAAATGGCGCCGGTAAAAGTACGCTTTTGCGCACTTTGGCTGGCGTTTACCCTTTGGCAGCTGGGCGAGTGATTCGCCTAGGCCCCATCAGTGCACTTTTCGAATTGGGCGGAATGGGTGGGCTGCTGATGACTGGGCAGCAGTATGTAATTCGATGGCTGCGCTTAAATGGCGTTCCTCGAGGCGACTGGGTAGATTTGATTGAGGAAATCAGAAACTTTTCGGAGTTGGGTGATCGCCTTGATGACCGCATTTACACCTACTCTGCTGGTATGGCTGCTCGCCTTTATTTTTCAACAGCAACAAGCATTGGGAATGAGATTTACTTAATTGATGAAGTGCTCTCGGTTGGTGATGAGCATTTTCAAGCAAAGTGCTGGAAGCGTGTTCGTGAACGCCTAGCAAAAGGTGTTTCTGGTGTCTTAGTAACGCATGACTGGTCGGCAATTATGCGCCTTTGCGAATTTACCTGCGAGCTTGAAGGTGGGCAAATCGTAGCAGAGGGGGACTCTGAGGCAGTTATCTGCGGATACCTTAAGTTGTCTGACCAATTAGATCCGAATCGTTTAGCTCGTTTCTCGGATGAGTGTCCAATATCGGTAAGCGGAATTAGCGGTAAAAATTGGGATTTTGAAGTGCCTATCGTTGTTGCCGCTGATAGTTTGGTTTTTTTTAACTATTCGATTGAAAAATTAATCCTCGGGGAAGATTGGCAAATCTTGTTCATTGGATCTGAAACTTTAGTTGCGTCATCTCGGGGAGACTACTCTGTAAAAATACAGGTGCCAAATCTTCCGTTACCTAGTGGCCAATATCGGCTCAATTTATTTTTGAGCGGCACAAAGCCAGAAGATGGTGGGATAAAGCAAAACTTTGATATTCGTAGTTGGACAACTGGCAATAGCATCAAGCTACATGTTGACGGTATTAAGGAATCTGCCTTAGTGAAGCTACCTTTTATCACGGAGTTTGTATGA
- a CDS encoding NAD(P)-dependent oxidoreductase: MKILITGASGHLGTRAVEELSIKNEVYAVVRSTPKATKRNVVYQAIDFSSDWSSEVLPNQIDAVIHLAQSRHYREFPQQALEVFDVNLASTAKLLEYASRAGAKRFVLASTGGLHRPSSSVIGEHSQIDPPDGPLAHYFRCKQAAELLTTSYESLMDISILRPFFMYGPGQQADKLIMRLVESIRKDQPIKLTGSDGLIINPIFVDDVVNLLIAILDAPGSRTVITAGPDIVSIRTIAEVIGAQLGRSPIFEKIDGDEGRLIADHRAVEALLGRGLTGFAEGISQLLQ; encoded by the coding sequence ATGAAAATACTTATAACGGGAGCTAGCGGTCATCTCGGGACGCGAGCTGTTGAAGAGTTAAGCATAAAGAATGAAGTTTACGCTGTTGTGCGGAGTACTCCAAAAGCCACAAAGCGCAATGTCGTCTACCAAGCTATAGATTTTTCTAGTGATTGGTCCAGTGAAGTATTGCCCAATCAAATAGATGCAGTGATTCACCTGGCGCAGTCTCGACATTATCGAGAATTTCCACAACAAGCTCTGGAGGTCTTTGATGTCAACCTTGCATCGACCGCGAAACTGCTAGAGTATGCATCGCGAGCAGGAGCTAAGCGGTTTGTTCTTGCATCAACTGGTGGGCTCCATCGTCCATCCTCATCCGTGATCGGAGAACATTCACAAATTGATCCGCCGGACGGTCCGCTTGCGCATTATTTTAGGTGCAAGCAGGCCGCTGAATTACTAACCACTTCATACGAGTCCTTAATGGATATCTCAATTCTTCGTCCTTTTTTCATGTATGGGCCTGGCCAACAAGCTGATAAACTGATTATGCGATTGGTAGAATCTATTCGCAAGGACCAGCCCATCAAGCTTACGGGCAGCGACGGCTTGATAATTAACCCTATATTCGTGGATGATGTCGTGAATCTGTTAATAGCCATTCTAGATGCACCGGGAAGCCGAACTGTTATAACGGCCGGCCCCGATATCGTATCAATACGCACAATTGCTGAGGTGATTGGAGCACAATTAGGTCGCTCACCGATTTTTGAGAAAATAGACGGTGATGAAGGCAGGTTGATTGCAGATCATCGAGCAGTGGAGGCTCTGCTTGGCCGCGGGCTTACCGGGTTTGCAGAAGGAATTTCTCAATTACTCCAATGA
- the asnB gene encoding asparagine synthase (glutamine-hydrolyzing) translates to MCGIAGLINFDGAPVSPVVLKMMTDAISHRGPDGEGQWIDRNIGLGHRRLAIIDLSPAGHQPMISWDQRYVITYNGEIYNYRELKADLESEGFRFRSQSDTEVLLYALIAWGPKALDKLNGMFAFALWDKQEQKLLLARDRYGIKPLYYALTSNTLVFGSEQKAILAQPGFTRKLDKDALLEYFTFQNIFTDKTLIQGVKMCPAGYYGILDLSKPNKGLQLTQYWDFNFREPTGKIDKRAYHEELDRLFRQAVNRQLVTDVELGSYLSGGMDSGSITAIAAQSIPFMKTFTCGFDLTSASGLELGFDERRKAEYMSYCFKTEHYEIVLKSGDMERVLPKLAWHLEEPRVGQSYPNYYAAKLASKFVKVVLSGAGGDELFGGYPWRYYRAVVNDDFEHYVDKYYQFWQRLLPNSEIKQVFSPIWKDVEHLWTRDIFRDVFRHHADQLNTPEDYINHSLYFEAKTFLHGLLVVEDKLSMAHGLESRVPFLDNDLVDFAMRCPVSLKLNNLVEVVRMNENESGGKGAKYFSRTRDGKQILRDVMNLNIPSDIVIAEKQGFSGPDASWFKGESIDFVRRTLLSDNALIYEVLDRQVVEQLIEQHLSGVQNRRLLIWSLLNVENYLAQNNLGL, encoded by the coding sequence ATGTGCGGAATCGCCGGCTTAATTAATTTTGACGGAGCCCCCGTCTCTCCAGTCGTTCTGAAAATGATGACGGACGCCATCTCTCATCGTGGCCCGGACGGTGAGGGTCAATGGATCGATCGAAACATTGGTTTAGGTCATCGTCGTTTGGCAATTATTGACCTTAGTCCCGCAGGCCATCAGCCAATGATTTCATGGGATCAGCGTTACGTCATCACTTATAACGGAGAAATTTATAATTATCGGGAGCTTAAAGCTGATCTCGAGTCTGAGGGTTTCCGATTTCGCTCGCAAAGTGATACTGAAGTACTGCTATATGCTCTCATAGCCTGGGGTCCAAAAGCGCTCGATAAGCTGAATGGAATGTTCGCATTTGCCTTGTGGGATAAACAAGAGCAAAAGCTTTTATTGGCCCGTGACCGCTATGGTATCAAGCCACTTTACTACGCGCTTACCAGTAATACTCTAGTCTTTGGATCCGAACAAAAAGCCATCCTCGCGCAACCAGGGTTTACTCGAAAATTAGATAAAGACGCTTTATTGGAATACTTCACATTCCAGAATATCTTTACTGATAAAACGCTTATTCAAGGCGTGAAGATGTGTCCAGCTGGATACTATGGCATCCTTGATTTGTCTAAACCAAATAAAGGTTTACAACTGACCCAATACTGGGACTTTAATTTTCGCGAACCTACCGGCAAAATCGACAAGCGAGCCTATCATGAAGAGCTAGATCGACTTTTTCGTCAAGCGGTAAATCGCCAACTCGTGACGGATGTAGAGTTGGGGAGCTACTTAAGCGGAGGAATGGATTCAGGCTCTATTACTGCCATAGCAGCGCAGTCAATCCCCTTCATGAAGACATTTACTTGTGGATTCGACCTTACCTCGGCTTCTGGGCTGGAATTGGGCTTTGACGAACGCCGGAAGGCTGAGTATATGTCGTACTGTTTTAAGACCGAACACTATGAAATTGTGTTGAAGTCGGGTGATATGGAGCGTGTTTTACCTAAATTAGCCTGGCATCTGGAAGAGCCGCGTGTAGGCCAGAGTTATCCGAACTATTATGCCGCTAAACTCGCCTCTAAGTTTGTCAAAGTGGTATTGTCTGGCGCTGGTGGTGATGAATTATTTGGGGGATACCCTTGGCGCTACTATCGCGCTGTTGTTAATGATGACTTTGAGCATTACGTAGATAAGTACTATCAGTTCTGGCAACGTTTACTCCCCAACAGCGAGATCAAGCAAGTGTTTTCGCCCATCTGGAAGGATGTAGAACACCTCTGGACTCGAGACATCTTTAGAGATGTATTCCGACATCATGCGGATCAGCTTAATACTCCAGAGGACTACATTAATCATTCTCTATATTTCGAAGCTAAGACGTTCTTGCACGGGCTGCTCGTCGTAGAGGACAAGCTGAGTATGGCGCATGGTCTAGAGAGTCGGGTGCCATTTCTGGACAACGACTTAGTTGATTTTGCCATGCGCTGCCCTGTTTCACTGAAGCTCAATAATCTAGTCGAGGTGGTTCGCATGAATGAGAATGAGTCTGGGGGAAAAGGAGCAAAATATTTCTCTCGAACCCGCGATGGTAAACAAATTTTGCGCGATGTAATGAATCTAAATATTCCCAGCGATATAGTAATAGCAGAAAAACAGGGCTTTTCGGGGCCTGATGCAAGCTGGTTCAAGGGCGAGAGCATCGACTTTGTGCGCCGCACCTTGCTAAGTGACAATGCGCTTATCTACGAAGTTTTAGATCGACAAGTTGTTGAGCAGCTTATTGAACAACATCTGAGCGGCGTACAAAACCGACGACTTTTAATCTGGTCTCTGCTGAACGTAGAAAATTATCTAGCCCAAAATAACCTAGGATTATAA
- a CDS encoding GNAT family protein, with product MIQLINLRPALDSDSDVLFEWINNRDLVVFNAPFRTISSAEHDAWFARIRTEESATFFIIEDVKTGIAIGSCQLLNIHPTHRSAELQIRIGAIDFQNLGAGSEAVGKLTDYGFKVLNLRRISLHVFATNTRAIRTYEKNGYIHEGRLRQAIRINECWVDVICMAKIRGVDD from the coding sequence ATGATTCAGTTAATAAACTTGCGACCCGCCCTCGATTCAGATTCAGATGTTTTGTTCGAGTGGATTAACAATCGTGACTTAGTAGTTTTTAATGCGCCATTTCGTACAATTTCTAGTGCTGAGCACGATGCATGGTTTGCTCGCATTCGAACTGAAGAAAGCGCTACTTTTTTCATTATTGAGGATGTGAAAACTGGCATTGCGATAGGCTCGTGTCAACTTCTCAATATCCATCCCACTCATCGCTCCGCTGAGCTTCAAATACGCATTGGCGCAATCGACTTTCAGAATCTTGGCGCTGGCAGTGAAGCGGTAGGTAAGTTAACTGATTACGGATTTAAGGTGCTGAACTTACGTCGAATCTCACTTCATGTTTTTGCAACAAATACACGGGCAATTAGAACCTATGAAAAGAATGGTTATATTCACGAAGGTCGACTTAGGCAGGCAATACGAATCAATGAATGCTGGGTAGATGTGATTTGTATGGCAAAAATACGAGGGGTTGATGACTAG